Genomic window (Alphaproteobacteria bacterium):
ACAGTTATTGCTCGATGGACGTGTAGCATTCAAAACCATCAGCGGCACCAGTGCAGGTTCAATGAATGCAGCAGTGTTTGCCTATGGTCTTCTTAAAGGCGGAGCAGATAAGACAATCCAACTGCTGGAAATGTTCTGGCGAAAGGTAAGTGATTCCGGACGTTTTGGCGCATTTGCAGCATCGAATACAATGGATCAGCTTCTTGGCCCCATGAAAATGATGGCGTCTGGTACCTATGCGGGTTTCGATATGATGTCGAAATACTTTTCGCCCTATCAGCTTAATCCGCTGGGATTAAATCCGCTTAAAGATGTATTGCTCAGCCTCATCGATTTCGATGAATTGCGCAAAAGTAGTATGATCAATCTCCACATCTCGGCAACCGATGTTCTGCGTAGCAAGCTTAAAATATTCACTGGGAATGAAATTACAGTTGAAGCGGTATTGGCATCCGCCTGCTTGCCGCAATTATTTCAGGCGGTGGTAATCGATGGCAATTATTATTGGGATGGCGGGTTTATGGGTAATCCAAGTCTATTTCCATTAACTGAATGCGATGCCACCAATGATATCATGATTGTGCAGATTGATCCTATTTTCCGTGATGCGGTTCCTCGCACATCCGATACAATTGCCGACCGTTTGAACGAGATTAGTTTCAATTCACCTTTGCTGGTGGAATTACGCGGGCTTCGCCTTGTTAACAAGCTGCTTATCGATGGGCATCTTAATGAACAGCTATGCGGTCTCCGCCAATTGCATCTGCATATGGTGGGTGATGAAAAAGTTATGTCTGGCTTGCCGCTTGAAAGCAAGTTTAATCCCGAATGGAATTTTCTTCTTTCACTGCGTGAAGCGGGT
Coding sequences:
- a CDS encoding patatin-like phospholipase family protein; translation: MTHTSKKIVNLALQGGGAHGAFTWGVLEQLLLDGRVAFKTISGTSAGSMNAAVFAYGLLKGGADKTIQLLEMFWRKVSDSGRFGAFAASNTMDQLLGPMKMMASGTYAGFDMMSKYFSPYQLNPLGLNPLKDVLLSLIDFDELRKSSMINLHISATDVLRSKLKIFTGNEITVEAVLASACLPQLFQAVVIDGNYYWDGGFMGNPSLFPLTECDATNDIMIVQIDPIFRDAVPRTSDTIADRLNEISFNSPLLVELRGLRLVNKLLIDGHLNEQLCGLRQLHLHMVGDEKVMSGLPLESKFNPEWNFLLSLREAGKTATKKWLSAHFDDLGVKSTLDIDKLVA